From the genome of Bradyrhizobium sp. ORS 278:
TGCGCGGAGAGCGAGCGGGCGCCGGAGCGCTCCGCCCAGATCGCCGCCAGATGGCTCTTGCCGGAACCGTCGGGTCCGACCAGGAACATCGTGTTCGCCGGCCATTCCGGCCACGCATCGACCAGCGCGAGCCCTGCGGCGTTGCCGGGCCCTTCGAGGAAGTTGTCCCGCGTCAGGCTCTCCGCGTGCGGCAAAGCGAGGGCCAGTTGACGAGGGGGAATATGGCCGGCCAAGGTTGAGGTGCTCCGTGTCGTCGTGTCAGCGGGGAGGGGCGAGGGGCTCGCGAAGCCGGCCTCACCGCACCTCGATGGTATTCATGTGGCGCACCCAATCCACCAGGTAAAGCCCGACGGATACAAGGGTAAAGGCCGTCACCAGCACCATCAGCACACTGTCATAGGGCTTGGGCTCGAAGCCGAAGCTGAGCGATGCCAGCACCAGCGCGGCAAATCCCACCTGCGCCCCGGTGTTCAGCTTCGACACCATCAACGGCTTCATTGCGACCGGCCGGTCGAACAGCCAGGAGACGATCACGGCGGCGACGATCATGATGTCGCGCGAGACCACCAGGATGACGATCCAGCGCGGGATGGCGCCCCAGATGCCGAGCGTGACGAAGATCGAGACCAGCAGCGCCTTGTCGGCCAGCGGGTCGAGCAGGGCGCCGAGCTCGGAGCGCAGGTTGAAGCGCCGGGCCAGGAAGCCGTCCACGGCGTCGCTGACCCCGGCGATGACGAACACGATGAAGGCAACCTCCATCTCGCCGGCCGCGATGGCCCACACCACGATCGGAACCAGCAGGATTCGGCCCAGCGTGATCAGGTTGGGAATACTGTGGGGAATGGTCACGCAGCTGGTCCCGACGACAAACTCGATGAATGGAGGGCCCGATTGCGAAGCACGGCGAACCCGTCCGGTTCCTAGATAGGGTGGGGACGAGCCCCTTGCGAGCCATTGCGCGCGGCCGGAATCCGACGTAACCAGCGGCCAGATTAGGGGTTTTGACCATGACCGAGCGCAAAAACGGGCTCACTTATGCAGATTCGGGCGTCGATATCGACGCCGGCAATCGTCTGGTCGATCTGATCAAGCCGATGGTGCGCGCGACCGCGCGCCCGGGCGCGGACGCCGAGATCGGCGGCTTCGGCGGCCTGTTCGACCTCAAGGCGGCCGGCTTCAAGGACCCCGTCCTGGTGGCGGCCACTGACGGCGTCGGCACCAAGGTCAAGATCGCGATCGAGACCGGGCTGCATGGCGGCATCGGCATCGACCTCGTGGCGATGTCGGTGAACGACCTCGTGGTGCAGGGCGCCGAGCCGCTGTTCTTCCTCGACTACTTCGCCTGCGGCAAGCTCGACCCGGAGGCGACCGCCTCGATCGTCGCCGGCATCGCCGAAGGCTGCCGGGAGTCCGGCTGCGCGCTGATCGGCGGCGAGACGGCGGAAATGCCGGGCCTCTACCAGGATGGCGACTACGACCTCGGCGGTTTCGCTGTCGGCGCCGCTGAGCGCGGCACGCTGCTGCCGTCGCCCGACATCGCGGCCGGCGATATCGTGCTCGGCCTGGCCTCGTCCGGCGTGCATTCAAACGGCTATTCGCTGGTGCGCAAGATCGTCGCCCAGTCGGGCCTCGGCTTCGATGCGCCGGCGCCGTTCGCGCCAGTGCTGACGCTCGGCGCGGCGCTGCTGACGCCGACGCGGCTCTACGTGAAATCGTGCCTGCGCGCCATCCGTGAGACCGGTGCTGTGAAGGGCCTGGCGCATATCACCGGCGGCGGCTTCACCGACAACATTCCGCGCGTGCTGCCGAAGCATCTCGCCGTCTCCATCGACCTGACGCATCTGCCGGTGCTGCCGGTGTTCAAATGGCTGGCCGAGCAAGGCGGCCTTGCCGAGCGCGAGCTGTTGCGCACCTTCAATTGCGGGATCGGCATGATCGTGATCGTCAGGGCCGACGCGGTCGACGCCGTCGCCGAGGTGTTCACCGCCAATGGCGAGCATGTCGCGCGGCTCGGCGAGGTCGTCGCAGCCACGGGCGAGGAGCGCGTGATCTACACCGGCGCGCTCGATTTGTCGCTGTGAGACGAGCCCGCCGATGAAGCGCCGCGTCGCGATCCTGATTTCCGGCCGCGGGTCCAACATGGCCGCACTCATCCGCGCGGCGGCCGCGCCGGATTTCCCGGCCGAGATCGCGGTGGTGATCTCCAACCGTGCCGATGCCGCGGGCCTGCAGAAGGCTGCGGAGAGCGGCATCGCCGTCCAGGTGATCGAGAGCAAACCGTTCGGCAAGGACCGCGCCGGTTTTGAGGCCAAGCTGCAGGCCGCGCTCGATGCGCGCGGCGTCGAGCTGATCTGTCTCGCCGGCTTCATGCGGCTGTTCACCGCCGACTTCGTGCAGCGCTGGTACGGCCGGATGCTGAACATCCATCCCTCGCTGCTCCCATCGTTCCCCGGCCTCGATCCGCACGGCCAGGCGCTGCGCGCCGGCGTGAAGCTCTCCGGCGCGACAGTCCATTTCGTGATTCCGGAGACCGATGCCGGCCCGATCGTGATGCAGGGCGCCGTGGTGGTGCGTGACGACGACACGCCCGACACGCTGTCGGAGCGCATCCTCGGCGTCGAGCATCGCATCTATCCGGAAGCGCTGAAGCTGCTGGCGAGAGATCTCGTGCGCCTCGAAGGCGATCTGTGCCGCACGTCGGCGACGGAGCAGGCGGATCAGGTGTTGATCTGGCCGATGGTCTCGTAGTTCGATTGCGGGTCCGTGGCGCGGTGACGGAGTTTCTCTGCGGAGACAGTACGCTCTACGGAGAGAACCCCTCACCCAAGCGAGTATGACGCTGCCGCCGGTGTAGCCCTCTCCCACAAGGGGAGAGGGCACAGTAACTAACAGCCTTATTTCCCCAACATTATGTCTCATGTGTTCGAGCGGATACGGCTGGGGCCGCGCCAAGGCTGCGCAATACACCGCCCTCTCCCCTTGTGGGAGAGGGCATCGGCGGCAGATCCGCAGCTCGCTTGGGTGAGGGGTCTCTCACCGTAAAGTTGGTCGTGCAGCTCTGACAAGGCTCCCGAGATTTCTCATTGGAAGCGTGCATCGACGCATCATCGTGCCAAGCGGCGAGGCAAAAAAATCCCCGGCGGGGCCGGGGGCGCATCAAAGGCTGGCGAAGTCGGATCATCCGCGCGGAATTCGTATTGCGCGGATTTCGTTAGTCGAGACCGGCTTGCGCGCGATCGCGCGGCGGCCGTCGGCGCCTCAAGAGAGCTTGAGATTCTCAGCCGAGGTCTTGCCGCGGCTCTCGACCAGATCATATTCGATCGCCTGGTTCTCGTTGAGCGTGGTCAGTCCGGCACGCTCGACGGCCGAGATATGGACGAAGACGTCCTTGTCTCCGCCGGTCGGTTTGATGAAGCCATAGCCCTTGGTCGGGTTGAACCATTTCACGCTGCCTTTGTAGGTCGGCATCGCTGTCTCCTCGTCTAGACGAAAAAAAAGACGCGGCCACGCTCATCGCGTGCCACGCCACAAACGGGCTTCCCGGGATCTGCTCAATTTCCGTAGCTACGAAACGCACAGTCGAACGGCCAATCCGATTGTGGGCGAGATTGCAACACGATTTTCCGGCGATATCAAGTTTGACGGACTGATGAGAACGCGTCGCGGCGTCGCGGACATGTATGCTTGCTGCGGCTGCGAAGCCCTTGGCGGCGGAACCACAAGACGTGGAGCAACCCGCGGATGCGTGATACCGATGGATCGGCATCGGGAACTCCGGGCAAATCGTCGCAGCATTTTTAAGCGCATTTGAATGACGCGGACGGGCATCGATGCGTGGGGCAACTCGGGCGGTGCTGGGCGCGCGACCACGCCCCAGTGCACTGGCCGCCATCCTGCTGCTCTCCCTCGGTATGGCCTTCACCCCCTCAGCCGGCGCTGCAGAAACTGGGATCCCAGATCGGGCAGGGAGCGGCCGGCAAGGAGATCGGACGGATCGCACCCGGAACGGGATCGGGTAGCGGCGTTAGGCCTGACGATGCTCGGCCGGGTCGGCCGGCTGGGCCGCGAGGCAACCGCCGGCGGCAGTCGTCACCCGCGCAGCAATTCCGGCGGTGGCGGAGCCCGGAAGTGCCGAGCAGCCGCGATACCGCAGGAGACCGCCCGGCTCAGCTCGAACTACGACAGTCAGCCGTGGCTGCTGCCGGATCAGGGAACCCCGAGCGTCTAGCTCATATGATAGCTGATCAGACCGGCTTTGGGGCGACATAGCCGCTGAAGCCGACGACGTCTTGTGAACTGCCCATGAGCGGCACCAGGTCCAGCGGATGGATGAACTCGTCGCGGAAGCAGGCATGAATCCTCGCATCGAAAATGTGCTTCAGCCACTCGATCACCACCTTGTGCCTGTCGGAGTTACGAAACTCCTTGTGATAGGTCAGCCACAGATCCATGTGGTAGTTGACGCCGAGATCGACGGGAACGAGCGGCGCTCCCAGCGCGACCACCGAGGTCGGAAGGAAGCCGATGCCGGCGCTGCGTTCGACGGCGTAGAGTACGGCCACGCTGGAATTGGTGGAGATGCCGACGATTCCTTCGAGCGAGTCGAGGCCGAGAATGCGCGCATATCCCGTCTCGTCGAGCTGCACGCCGTGCTGCTTGATGATACGATGGTTCCTGAGATCGGCCAGCGATGACGGCAGTCCATGAGCATCGCGATAGGCCTCGGAGACGAAGCCGTAGATGTGCAGCCGGCCGAGCTTGCTGACGATGACGTCCGGGTTGGTCGGCCGTTCGAACTGAATCGAGATATCGGCCTCGAGCCGCGAAACGTCGGCCTGCTGCATCGCGCAGCTGAGATCGACCGTGATCTTGCGATAGGTGCGCTGGAAGTCGATCAGTCGCGGCAGGATCCAGAAATTGCCGGGGCCTTCGGTCACGGCCACGCGCACCGATCCGCGCGTATCGGTCGAGAGCGCGGCGCGCCGGAAAATGTTGAAGCTGAGCCGTTCCATCTGCTCGACGTCGAACAGCAGAGCACGCCCCTCATCGCTGAGCGATAGTCCGGTTTGATCGCGGATGAAGAGTTTGCATCCGAGCTCGTATTCGAGCCGGTCGATCTTGCGCATCAATGTCGTACCCGTCAGGCCGAGAACCTCCGCTGCGTTCCTGAAACTCTGGTGCCGCGTACAAAGGAGAAATGCTCTTAAATCTTCCCATGAGGCATTAAGCGTTTCGTCAGATTTTCCGCGCTGCGTAGATGCAGCACCCCGATGCAAATGTTGCCGCATACACTCAAGCCCCGACTAGTAGGATGACGTCATCAAAGCCAAGCTGGAAACATAGATGCAGAAACAGCAGCGAGGAAGCACTGATTTTTCAGAGCGACATCAGCTCGACGCATTGCCGTTGACTCATCTGATCACGGCGCAAGCCGTCACCTCCGAACTGCTCGGCGAGCTCGCGGCGCTGGCGCGGCGCGAGATCCCGGGCGTTCGCGCCTCTGAATGTGAGCTTGCCGAGTTCTTGCGGCACGATCCCGACTCGATTTTCGTGCTCTGCAGAGGCCGTCGGCTGCTGGGCGGCATCGCGTTCCTCTATTTGAACTCAGCCGGTCTCGACGCGCTGCTGCTGGATGATTTCAATTTGAATCATCCGCCGCGCAAGTTTCTGGCCCGGCCTGATGAGGATGTGGCGGCGATCTACGTCTGGGCGCTGGTGGCCCAAGGGCGTGGAGCGATCGGTCTCGGCAATGTCGCGGAGGTGCTGCGCGGACCTAGATACCGGGCAGCCGACTACTATGCGCAGCCATCAAGCTCCGAGGGGCGCGCGTTTCTGGGTGCGCTCGGCTTCAAGCCGCTCGCGAGCTTTCAGCCGGATCTCTGGTGGTATCAGCGGCCCTGGAACCGGCTGCCTCGGATCCTCGCGCCCTCAATTCAGTCAACGACAGGTTTAGTAGCAGGGAGTGTAGCAGATGCACGGCATTAGTTCGGTCAAGATGACGAAATCGAATTCACGCGCGATCTCGGTCCGCATCGCGCGTGATCCGAACGATCTGATGCTCGTGACGGCCATCCGCTCGGCGGTCTATCTGACGGAGCAGGATTGTCCGATGGAGGAAGAGTTCGACGGCAACGATCTCGTCGCGGCGCACTTTCTCGGCTTCGTCGGCAAAGAGCCGGCCGGATGCGTGCGTGTACGCTTCTTCGGCGAGTTCGCCAAGGTCGAGCGGCTCGCGGTCCGTCATCAGTATCGGCGGTCGCGGCTGTCCTTCAAGCTGGTGCGTGAGGCGCTCGATTATTGCCGGCGCAAGGGTTTCAAGAAGGCTTATGGACATGCGCAGGATCGTCTTGTCGACTTCTGGGCGCATTTCGGCGCCAAGCCGCTCGGTCATAATCGCAAGCTGACCTTCTCCGACTTCTCCTACACGGAGATGGTGCTGGATCTCGAACCGTGCGACGACGCGATCACGCTCGACAGCGATCCCTACCTGATCATCCGGCCCGAAGGTGATTGGGATCGGCCCGGCGTTCTGGATCTCTCGGCTGGCCGGCCGGCGTCCTCGCCGCTGCGTGACTTCGCCGCAGCGAGATCGTGATGTCGAACCGCGATCTGTTCGGCGGCAGCGAGATGGATCCGCCGGTCCTGATGTGTGCAGACCTGCAGTGCGAATATCTCGCCGAGGGACGCAAGCATCTGATCGCCGACGGGGACGTCATCATGGCGCGCTGCCGACAACTGATCGCGCTGTGGCGCGACAATCTATGGCCCGTCGTCCACCTCAAGCGGATCGCCCAGGCGGCGTGGTTCAACCCGGCCTCCAACTTGACGAACTGGATCGACGACTTCAAGCCGAGGCCGAGTGAGATTGCGTTCGATCACCCATTGCCGTCGGCCTACAGCTCGGCGCGCTTTGCCGACTACATGTCGAACATGCGCAGCATCCGCTGCGTCGTGCTCGGCTTCTCGCTCGATGAGACGATCCTGTCCACGGTCGTCGACGGTTTCCATCGCAGCCATCGCTATCAGGTGATCGGTGATGCGGTCGCCTGCCGCAAGGCCTGCGCCGGCGATGCCGCCGCCTACAAGCAAGTGGTCACTCGGGTGATCGGCAATTTCGCCGGCGTGCTCGACAGTGCCGAGCTGATTGGCGCGAGCGGGCGGCTGGCCGTCTGAGCGGTGCAGCGGCCTGGGTCATCGCCCGGCCAGTCGTTCGGCCAGCTCGATCACGAGGCGCCGGTCTGACGGATCGGTGATCTTGTTGAACGCAACGACAAGGCGCAGCGCCTCCACGACGTGCAAATCAACAGGATTTTCGCTCAGCAGCCGCAGCAGCTTCTGTTCTGGCGGTTCGCAATCGTCTTTGCTCACGCTGCAGCTCCAGGAACGAGACCACGACATGACCCGAGAGGATGAGCTCAAAGAGCTGGCGAGCAGCCTCCAGGCGGCCATTGCGAAGGCGCGCCAGCTCGACCTGCCGACCAGCGCTTACATTCTCTCATTGGCACTTGTGGAGGTGTCCCAGACAATCGAGGCAGAGTTGAGGGGACAGGCCGATTCCGAATGAGATTCGGGCAGCATGGCGGCTCTGCACGCCACGCGCATTCAACTGGGTCAATCCTAGCAGGACGTGCTACTCATTCGCCGTGCACGGCATGCGAGTAGTTGCCGGCGATGGAATCTTCCCGCCGCAAGAAACAAGCCGCAGCAGTGAGGATATCAACGGTAAATAATTGCCGTGGTCGCCCGCTCAGGGCCGGTCGACCCTGACGACGCGGCCCTTGTCGATGGCGAGCGCGAGCTTGCCATGCTTCAGCGCCAGCGCAGCCTCGCCGAACAGCTCGCGGCGCCAGCCCTGCAGCGCCGCGACGTCGGCCTGGTCGTCGGCCGCGATCTGCTCGAGATCATCGACGGTGGCGATCACCTTGCTGGCGACGGCGTGACGCTCGGAGGTCATGCGTAGCAGGACTTTCAGCAGCTCGACGATCGCGGCCCCGTTGGAATTGTTGCGCGGCTTCTCCAGCTTGGGCAGACCAGCGAGGTCGCGGGCGAGCCCGCGCTGCACGGCGGCGACGATGTCGGAGCCCCATTTCGAGCGCTCGAAGCCTTTGGGCAGCGAACGCAGATTGCCGAGCTTCTCGATCGTCGTCGGAGCGTGCGTGGCGATATCGCCGACGGCGTCGTCCTTCATGACACGGCTGCGCGGCACGTCGCGGCTCTGCGCCTCCTGCTCGCGCCAGGCGGCGACCTCGATCAGGACAGCTAATTCCTTCGGCTTGCGGACGCGGGTCTTCAGCCGTTCCCAGGCGCGCTCGGGATGGAAGTCGTAGGTCTTCGGCGAGGTCAGGATCTCCATCTCCTCGCTGACCCAGTCGCTACGGCCGCGCTTCTTGAGATCCGTATCGAGCGCGGCGAACACGTCGCGCAGATGGGTGACGTCGGCCTCGGCGTAATGCGCCTGCTCCTTGGTGAGCGGCCGGCGCGACCAGTCGGTGAAGCGGTGGGTCTTGTCCGGGCGGTGACCGGTAATGCGTTCGACCAACTGATCGTAGGCGATGCTGTCGCCGTATCCCAGCACCATTGCGGCGACCTGGGTGTCGAAGATCGGGTGCGGCACGATGCCGGCGCGGTGCCAGATGATCTCGATATCCTGGCGGGCGGCGTGGAAGACCTTGAGGACCTTCTCATTGGCCATCAGCTCGAAGAACGCCTTGAGATCGATGCCCTCGGCGAGCGCGTCGATCACCACGGCCTCGTCCTGGCTCGCCATCTGCACGACGCAGAGCAGGGGGTAGTAGGTGGTCTCCCGCAGGAACTCGGTATCGACGGTGATGACCGGGTGTTGGGCGAGGCGGGCGCAGGCGGCTGCGAGGTCCGCGGTGGTGGTGATCAAGTCCATGAACGATCCATGACGAGGCACTTACGCCGTCGTCCGAAAACGCTGACAAGTCAAGGGTGTCGGCAAAGGGTACGAGACGAAATTCGTCCCCGCTTGTCGGCCCAAACCGGCCGGAACGCAAGCGCCCCGGTGTCAGCCGATCGCTCTATGGTTGACGATCGGGCCTCTCAGTGATGCCGGACGCGGCCCGAAGGGCGCCGCCCCGACGGCACGGCCAGCACGATCAGGCAGAGCGCGATCATCGCCAGACCCATGAATTCGAACACCAGCGCGTCCATGTTCGCAACCTCCCCGACGTGTTGCTTCAACTTGTCGGGGCGGCGTTGATCGTTTCTTAAGGACCCCGGCGCGCTGCCAGGGATGGTGGACGCGAAGTTAAGAACGTGTCAGGTGCCACAGAAGGTCTGCAGCACGCGCTCCTCGGGCTGCGGCGGCTCGGCATAATCGGCCCGGTCCGGCTGATCGTCGTAGGGCTTCGCCAGCACGGCATGGAGTTCCTCAAAGGGCGCATAGTCATCGTTCTCGACTGCCGCCGTGATCACCGCCTCGATGCGGTGGTTGCGCGGGATGAAGGCCGGATTGACCTTGCGCATCGCCGCGCGCCGCTCGGCGGGCGTCTGCGGTTCCACGGCGAGGCGCTGCTGCCAGCGGGCGGCCCATTCGTCGAACCCCGTGGGATCCTCGAACAGCGCCCGGACCACGCTGAGATCGCCACTGCCGGCGGCATCGCTGAGCCTGCGGAATGTCAGGGTGAAGTCCGCCTTGGCCAGCGCCATCGCATCGAACAGCGCTTGCGCCAGCGGCTGGTCGCCGTCGCGTTGCGTGAACAGGCCGAGCTTGCGGCGCAGGCCCGCCTGGTGGGCTTCCGTGAACTGGGCCGCGAAGCCGTCGAGCGCAGTCTCCGCTTCCTTGATCGCCTGGTCCTTGTCGTCGCCGAACAGCGGCAGCAGGCATTCGGCCAGCCGGGTCAAGTTCCACATCGCGATGCGCGGCTGGTTGGCGAAGGCGTAGCGGCCGAACTCGTCGATCGAGGAGAACACCTGCTTGGGGTCATAAGCGTCCATGAACGCGCAGGGGCCGTAATCGATGGTCTCGCCTGACACCGACGTGTTGTCAGTGTTCATGACGCCATGAATGAAGCCGACCAGGAGCCAGTCGGCAATCAGCTTCGCCTGGCGGCTGATCACGGCAGCCAGCAGGGCATGATACGGCCGCTCCGTGCCGGCGAGATCCGGATAGTGCCGGCCGATCACGTGGTCGGCGAGCCGGCGCACGGCCTCGACGTCCTGGCGGGCGGCGAAATACTGGAACGTGCCGACCCGGATGTGGCTGGTCGCGACGCGGGTCAGCACTGCGCCGGGGAGCGCCGTCCCGCGATAGACCTGCTCGCCGGTTACGACGGCGGCCAGCGACCGGGTGGTCGGGATGCCCAGCGCGGCCATGGCCTCGCTGACGATGTATTCGCGCAGCACCGGCCCGAGCGCCGCCCGGCCGTCGCCGCGGCGCGAGAACGGGGTCGGGCCGGAGCCCTTGAGCTGGATGTCGCGGCGGACGCCGTTGCGGTCGACCACCTCGCCGAGCAGCACCGCCCTTCCGTCGCCGAGCTGCGGGACGAAATGCCCGAACTGGTGGCCGGCATAAGCCATCGCGATCGGCTCGGCGCCCTCCGGCACGGTCTTGCCGGCCAGGATCTCGGCGCCTTCGGGCGTCTCCAGCTCGGCCGGGTTCAACCCGAGCTCCTCGGCCAGCGGCCGGTTCAGCTTGATTAGGCGCGGCGCGGCGACGGGAGTGGGGGCCACCCGGGCGAAGAAATTGTCCGGCAGCGCGACGTAGGAGTTCTGGAAGGGGAAATGCACGGTCATGCCTCCCAAGATAAGCGCGAGACCGCCGCTTTTCGAGCCCAAACGACCGCCAGATGAGCGTTTCGGCGCCAGCTCAATTCGGCGGCTACGCGGCGGTTGCAACGGCCGCGGCAGCCGTTCGGGCAATGAGGCGGAAAAGGCCCGTTCCTGCGGTTGCCGCGCCGGGGCGGCTCGGTTAAACCCTGCCCGCATTCGGCAACGCGCCCCAGAGGCTTGCGCCGATTCCCTTTTCCTTAACGCCGACCATTCAGGACGACCATGCATCGCTACCGGACCCATACCTGCGGCGCGCTCCGCGACAGCAACATCGGAGAGACGGTCCGGCTGTCCGGCTGGTGCCATCGCATCCGCGACCATGGCGGCGTGCTGTTCGTCGACCTGCGCGACCATTACGGCATCACCCAGTGCGTCGTCGACCCTGACTCCAAAGCGTTCGGGCTGGCCGAAAAGCTGCGCTCGGAGTGGGTCGTGCGCATGGAGGGCAAGGTCCGCCACCGTCCCGAGGGCACCGAGAACCCGGAGCTGCCGACCGGGCAGGTCGAGCTCTACGTCGCCGACATCGAGGTGCTGGGCCCCGCGGCCGAGCTGCCGCTGCCGGTGTTCGGCGAGCAGGACTACCCCGAGGACATCCGGCTGAAGTACCGCTTCCTCGACCTGCGCCGTGACAGGCTGCACCAGAACATCATGACCCGCGGCGCGATCATCGATTCGATGCGCCGGCGGATGAAGGAGCAGGGCTTCTTCGAATTCCAGACGCCGATCCTGACTGCGTCGTCGCCGGAGGGCGCGCGCGACTTCCTGGTGCCGTCGCGCATCCATCCCGGCAAGTTCTACGCGCTGCCGCAGGCGCCGCAGCAGTACAAGCAGCTGCTCATGATGAGCGGCTTCGACCGCTACTTCCAGATCGCGCCGTGCTTCCGCGACGAGGATCCGCGTGCCGACCGTCTGCCCGG
Proteins encoded in this window:
- a CDS encoding CDP-alcohol phosphatidyltransferase family protein; translated protein: MTIPHSIPNLITLGRILLVPIVVWAIAAGEMEVAFIVFVIAGVSDAVDGFLARRFNLRSELGALLDPLADKALLVSIFVTLGIWGAIPRWIVILVVSRDIMIVAAVIVSWLFDRPVAMKPLMVSKLNTGAQVGFAALVLASLSFGFEPKPYDSVLMVLVTAFTLVSVGLYLVDWVRHMNTIEVR
- the purM gene encoding phosphoribosylformylglycinamidine cyclo-ligase, coding for MTERKNGLTYADSGVDIDAGNRLVDLIKPMVRATARPGADAEIGGFGGLFDLKAAGFKDPVLVAATDGVGTKVKIAIETGLHGGIGIDLVAMSVNDLVVQGAEPLFFLDYFACGKLDPEATASIVAGIAEGCRESGCALIGGETAEMPGLYQDGDYDLGGFAVGAAERGTLLPSPDIAAGDIVLGLASSGVHSNGYSLVRKIVAQSGLGFDAPAPFAPVLTLGAALLTPTRLYVKSCLRAIRETGAVKGLAHITGGGFTDNIPRVLPKHLAVSIDLTHLPVLPVFKWLAEQGGLAERELLRTFNCGIGMIVIVRADAVDAVAEVFTANGEHVARLGEVVAATGEERVIYTGALDLSL
- the purN gene encoding phosphoribosylglycinamide formyltransferase — translated: MKRRVAILISGRGSNMAALIRAAAAPDFPAEIAVVISNRADAAGLQKAAESGIAVQVIESKPFGKDRAGFEAKLQAALDARGVELICLAGFMRLFTADFVQRWYGRMLNIHPSLLPSFPGLDPHGQALRAGVKLSGATVHFVIPETDAGPIVMQGAVVVRDDDTPDTLSERILGVEHRIYPEALKLLARDLVRLEGDLCRTSATEQADQVLIWPMVS
- a CDS encoding cold-shock protein; translation: MPTYKGSVKWFNPTKGYGFIKPTGGDKDVFVHISAVERAGLTTLNENQAIEYDLVESRGKTSAENLKLS
- a CDS encoding LysR family transcriptional regulator, encoding MRQHLHRGAASTQRGKSDETLNASWEDLRAFLLCTRHQSFRNAAEVLGLTGTTLMRKIDRLEYELGCKLFIRDQTGLSLSDEGRALLFDVEQMERLSFNIFRRAALSTDTRGSVRVAVTEGPGNFWILPRLIDFQRTYRKITVDLSCAMQQADVSRLEADISIQFERPTNPDVIVSKLGRLHIYGFVSEAYRDAHGLPSSLADLRNHRIIKQHGVQLDETGYARILGLDSLEGIVGISTNSSVAVLYAVERSAGIGFLPTSVVALGAPLVPVDLGVNYHMDLWLTYHKEFRNSDRHKVVIEWLKHIFDARIHACFRDEFIHPLDLVPLMGSSQDVVGFSGYVAPKPV
- a CDS encoding GNAT family N-acetyltransferase; the encoded protein is MHGISSVKMTKSNSRAISVRIARDPNDLMLVTAIRSAVYLTEQDCPMEEEFDGNDLVAAHFLGFVGKEPAGCVRVRFFGEFAKVERLAVRHQYRRSRLSFKLVREALDYCRRKGFKKAYGHAQDRLVDFWAHFGAKPLGHNRKLTFSDFSYTEMVLDLEPCDDAITLDSDPYLIIRPEGDWDRPGVLDLSAGRPASSPLRDFAAARS
- a CDS encoding isochorismatase family protein, which gives rise to MSNRDLFGGSEMDPPVLMCADLQCEYLAEGRKHLIADGDVIMARCRQLIALWRDNLWPVVHLKRIAQAAWFNPASNLTNWIDDFKPRPSEIAFDHPLPSAYSSARFADYMSNMRSIRCVVLGFSLDETILSTVVDGFHRSHRYQVIGDAVACRKACAGDAAAYKQVVTRVIGNFAGVLDSAELIGASGRLAV
- the rnd gene encoding ribonuclease D produces the protein MDLITTTADLAAACARLAQHPVITVDTEFLRETTYYPLLCVVQMASQDEAVVIDALAEGIDLKAFFELMANEKVLKVFHAARQDIEIIWHRAGIVPHPIFDTQVAAMVLGYGDSIAYDQLVERITGHRPDKTHRFTDWSRRPLTKEQAHYAEADVTHLRDVFAALDTDLKKRGRSDWVSEEMEILTSPKTYDFHPERAWERLKTRVRKPKELAVLIEVAAWREQEAQSRDVPRSRVMKDDAVGDIATHAPTTIEKLGNLRSLPKGFERSKWGSDIVAAVQRGLARDLAGLPKLEKPRNNSNGAAIVELLKVLLRMTSERHAVASKVIATVDDLEQIAADDQADVAALQGWRRELFGEAALALKHGKLALAIDKGRVVRVDRP
- a CDS encoding YdiU family protein, which codes for MTVHFPFQNSYVALPDNFFARVAPTPVAAPRLIKLNRPLAEELGLNPAELETPEGAEILAGKTVPEGAEPIAMAYAGHQFGHFVPQLGDGRAVLLGEVVDRNGVRRDIQLKGSGPTPFSRRGDGRAALGPVLREYIVSEAMAALGIPTTRSLAAVVTGEQVYRGTALPGAVLTRVATSHIRVGTFQYFAARQDVEAVRRLADHVIGRHYPDLAGTERPYHALLAAVISRQAKLIADWLLVGFIHGVMNTDNTSVSGETIDYGPCAFMDAYDPKQVFSSIDEFGRYAFANQPRIAMWNLTRLAECLLPLFGDDKDQAIKEAETALDGFAAQFTEAHQAGLRRKLGLFTQRDGDQPLAQALFDAMALAKADFTLTFRRLSDAAGSGDLSVVRALFEDPTGFDEWAARWQQRLAVEPQTPAERRAAMRKVNPAFIPRNHRIEAVITAAVENDDYAPFEELHAVLAKPYDDQPDRADYAEPPQPEERVLQTFCGT